The following coding sequences are from one Triticum dicoccoides isolate Atlit2015 ecotype Zavitan chromosome 4A, WEW_v2.0, whole genome shotgun sequence window:
- the LOC119285228 gene encoding LRR receptor-like serine/threonine-protein kinase FEI 1, whose protein sequence is MGFFLRKQPSFLFILIILHWGARAARALSSDGEALLAFKKAITNSDGVFLNWHEQDADPCNWKGVKCDRHSKRVIYLILPYHKLVGPIPPEVGRLNQLQTLSLQENSLYGSLPPELGNCTKLQQLYLQGNYISGYIPLEFGDLVELETLDLSSNTLKGSIPHSLDNLTKLASFNVSMNFLTGAIPSDGSLANFNETSFIGNRDLCGRQINSVCKDALQSPSDGSQQPLKDDTNKRSSRVVISAVATVGALLLVALMCFWGCFLYKSFGKKDIHGFRVELCGGSSVVMFHGDLPYSTKDILKKLETMDEENIIGAGGFGTVYKLAMDDGNVFALKRIVKTNEGRDKFFDRELEILGSVKHRNLVNLRGYCNSPSSKLLIYDYLPGGSLDEVLHEKTEQLEWEARINIILGAAKGLAYLHHDCSPRIIHRDIKSSNILLDGNFEARVSDFGLAKLLEDEESHITTIVAGTFGYLAPEYMQSGRATEKTDVYSFGVLVLEILSGKRPTDASFIEKGLNIVGWLNFLAGESREREIVDPDCDGVQIETLDALLSLAKQCVSSLPEERPTMHRVVQMLESDVITPCGSDFYDSE, encoded by the exons ATGGGCTTTTTTCTCAGAAAACAGCCCAGTTTCCTCTTTATTCTGATCATCCTGCACTGGGGGGCTCGTGCAGCAAGAGCGCTAAGTTCAGATG GTGAAGCACTTCTCGCCTTTAAGAAGGCAATCACAAATTCAGATGGGGTCTTTCTAAATTGGCACGAACAAGACGCGGATCCCTGCAACTGGAAGGGTGTTAAATGCGATCGTCACAGCAAGAGAGTGATCTATCT GATTCTCCCGTATCACAAGTTAGTCGGGCCCATACCACCAGAAGTTGGAAGGCTAAATCAGCTTCAGACTTT ATCACTACAGGAGAACAGTTTGTATGGTTCACTCCCTCCCGAGCTAGGAAATTGTACCAAGTTGCAACAACT ATATCTACAAGGAAATTATATAAGTGGATATATCCCTTTGGAATTTGGTGATCTGGTTGAGCTTGAGACATT GGACTTATCCAGCAATACGTTGAAGGGATCAATCCCGCATTCTCTTGATAACCTGACCAAACTTGCATCATT CAACGTATCCATGAACTTTCTGACAGGAGCAATACCATCAGATGGTTCACTTGCCAATTTTAATGAAACTTC CTTTATTGGGAACCGTGATTTATGTGGTAGGCAGATTAATTCAGTGTGCAAAGATGCACTTCAATCACCATCAGATGGCTCCCAGCAGCCTTTGAAAG ATGACACAAATAAAAGGAGTTCCAGAGTTGTTATAAGTGCGGTCGCGACAGTGGgagctctgctattagtggctctgATGTGTTTCTGGGGTTGTTTTCTGTACAAAAGTTTCGGGAAGAAAGATATCCATGGTTTCAGGGTGGAGCTATGTGGAG GCTCTTCTGTTGTGATGTTCCATGGGGACCTCCCTTACTCCACAAAAGATATCCTTAAGAAGTTAGAGACCATGGATGAGGAAAATATCATTGGAGCAGGTGGCTTTGGGACTGTGTACAAACTTGCAATGGATGATGGCAACGTTTTTGCATTGAAAAGGATAGTGAAAACAAATGAAGGGCGTGACAAATTCTTTGATAGAGAACTTGAGATATTGGGAAGTGTTAAGCACCGTAATTTGGTCAATCTCCGTGGCTATTGCAATTCCCCTTCATCGAAACTGTTGATATATGACTACCTTCCAGGTGGAAGCCTGGATGAAGTGCTACATG AAAAAACTGAGCAGTTGGAATGGGAGGCACGCATTAACATAATACTTGGAGCTGCAAAAGGCCTGGCTTACTTGCATCATGATTGCTCACCTCGAATAATACATCGTGATATTAAGTCGAGCAATATCTTACTGGACGGCAATTTTGAGGCACGTGTATCAGACTTCGGACTTGCAAAACTACTGGAGGATGAAGAATCTCATATTACTACAATAGTTGCAGGAACATTTGGATATCTTGCCCCAG AGTATATGCAAAGTGGCAGGGCTACCGAAAAGACGGATGTCTACAGTTTTGGAGTTTTGGTACTCGAGATACTGAGCGGAAAGCGACCTACTGATGCGTCATTCATTGAGAAGGGGTTGAACATTGTTGGATGG CTAAACTTCTTGGCTGGAGAGAGCAGAGAGCGGGAGATTGTGGATCCGGATTGCGACGGCGTGCAGATCGAGACCCTGGACGCCCTGCTCTCTCTCGCCAAGCAATGCGTGAGCTCTTTGCCGGAGGAGCGGCCGACGATGCATAGGGTGGTACAGATGCTGGAGTCGGATGTAATTACACCGTGCGGAAGTGATTTCTACGATTCAGAGTAG
- the LOC119285229 gene encoding 17.9 kDa class I heat shock protein-like — protein sequence MSLIRRGDVFDPFSLDLWDPFDGFPFGSGSGSIFPRTTSSDTASFAGTRIDWKETPEAHVFKADVPGLRKEEVKVEVDDGNVLQISGERNKEQEEKTDTWHRVERSSGKFLRRFRLPDNVKAEEIKAAMENGVLTVTVPKAEAKKPEVKPVQITG from the coding sequence ATGTCGCTGATCCGCCGTGGCGACGTGTTCGACCCCTTCTCCCTCGACCTCTGGGACCCCTTCGACGGCTTCCCCTTCGGCTCCGGCAGCGGCAGCATCTTCCCGCGCACCACCAGCTCCGACACCGCGTCGTTCGCCGGCACGCGCATCGACTGGAAGGAGACTCCCGAGGCGCACGTGTTCAAGGCGGACGTGCCGGGGCTGAGGAAGGAGGAGGTGAAggtggaggtggacgacggcaacgtGCTGCAGATCAGCGGCGAGCGGAACAAGGAGCAGGAGGAGAAGACCGACACCTGGCACCGCGTGGAGCGCAGCAGCGGCAAGTTCCTGCGCAGGTTCAGGCTCCCGGACAACGTGAAGGCCGAGGAGATCAAGGCGGCCATGGAGAACGGCGTGCTCACCGTCACCGTGCCCAAGGCGGAGGCCAAGAAGCCCGAGGTCAAGCCCGTCCAGATCACCGGCTAG